A single window of Aspergillus oryzae RIB40 DNA, chromosome 8 DNA harbors:
- a CDS encoding uncharacterized protein (predicted protein), which translates to MANDKSEAIIIVTSIFLALSLLAVSLRCYVRLHLIRAFGADDYMMVLAMAFNLAFAICGIAGGSTGLGKKMNYFADKPTDLRDSLRFWWLGQVFYALTGTAGRTSIAISLLRITIVRAHLIIIYATIALSIAVGLLFFFATLVECRPIHYVWDYGMKSPHCVSKDFLLDIVYTHSVIAALCDLTLGILPLFMIWKLQINRRAKFSLGAILGLGCL; encoded by the exons ATGGCGAATGATAAGAGTGAGGCGATTATCATCGTGACGTCCATCTTTCTTGCCCTGTCCTTGCTTGCAGTCAGCCTTCGATGCTATGTCCGACTACATCTCATCCGAGCCTTTGGAGCGGATGACTATATGATGGTCCTTGCGATGGCCTTCAATCTTGCATTCGCTATCTGTGGCATTGCTGGCGGCTCAACGGGgcttggaaagaagatgaactATTTTGCGGATAAACCGACTGACCTGAGAGACTCGTTGCGC TTCTGGTGGCTTGGGCAGGTATTCTACGCTTTGACGGGCACCGCCGGCAGGACTTCTATTGCGATTTCACTTCTGCGTATCACCATCGTCCGCGCACACCTGATCATTATCTATGCGACaatcgccttgagtatcgCGGTTGGtctacttttcttcttcgcgaCCCTTGTCGAATGCCGCCCCATCCATTACGTCTGGGATTATGGAATGAAGTCTCCACACTGCGTCAGCAAGGActttcttctggatatcGTCTATACCCATAGTGTGATTGCTGCTTTGTGCGACCTCACCCTAGGTATTCTACCTCTTTTCATGATCTGGAAGCTGCAGATTAATAGACGTGCGAAATTCTCTCTCGGAGCCATCCTTGGATTGGGCTGCTTGTGA